The following coding sequences lie in one Candidatus Melainabacteria bacterium genomic window:
- the purH gene encoding bifunctional phosphoribosylaminoimidazolecarboxamide formyltransferase/IMP cyclohydrolase PurH has product MTMRTILVSVWDKTGLEQFLKGVQEHGELRLIGTRSTSKFLEEKGFKCEAVEELTKFPEILDGRVKTLHPKVFAGILSRPSKEDRASLSEHGISEIDMVIVNLYPFEEKLKQDLTESEMIEHIDIGGVSLIRAAAKNYSRVTIACNPEQYDEILQEMAAEKGDLSHTFRRQLAQQAFKRTSEYDTTIANYFASSQGVADSISAVAAGAGGDLPEAVDIKLSQFQQLRYGENPHQAAVWYSDGRFSGTTESKDAFPPFTQLQGKELSSNNITDTYCLVRILRDIGSPAACIIKHNNPCGVAVGKDLLDAYNKAYETDPMAAFGGIFGFTETVTKELAEKITEGFVEIVAAPDFDDEALKVFKAKKNVRVLKLRSALLLPTETTSWHLRDLQDFGWIIEKDVEPPVQLAQFQCVSGGKLQNEHIVDAAFAWAVVKHLTSNAIFVVKDGQSLGFGIGQTSRIASVNIALTQAGDKAKGAIMASDAFFPATDNIEAAAKAGISVIVQPGGSVKDKDVIAACEEAGITMLFTGQRCFKH; this is encoded by the coding sequence ATGACGATGCGTACAATTTTGGTCAGTGTCTGGGATAAGACAGGCTTGGAACAGTTTCTCAAAGGTGTTCAAGAACACGGTGAGCTGAGGCTAATAGGCACACGCAGCACTTCGAAATTTCTGGAAGAAAAAGGGTTCAAGTGCGAAGCAGTGGAAGAGTTGACTAAGTTTCCAGAGATTCTCGACGGCAGAGTCAAGACCCTGCACCCCAAGGTTTTTGCCGGAATTCTTTCCAGACCATCAAAAGAGGATCGTGCCAGCTTAAGTGAACATGGCATCAGTGAGATCGACATGGTGATTGTCAATCTTTATCCATTCGAAGAGAAACTGAAACAAGATCTGACCGAGTCCGAGATGATTGAGCATATCGATATCGGCGGAGTCAGCCTGATCAGGGCAGCTGCTAAGAACTACTCACGAGTGACGATCGCCTGCAACCCTGAGCAATACGACGAAATTCTGCAGGAGATGGCGGCCGAGAAGGGCGACCTGAGCCACACATTCAGACGACAGCTGGCGCAGCAAGCCTTCAAACGCACCTCTGAATACGACACGACTATCGCCAACTACTTCGCATCAAGTCAGGGCGTAGCCGACTCTATTTCTGCGGTGGCAGCCGGAGCCGGCGGCGATTTGCCGGAAGCGGTCGATATCAAACTCTCCCAGTTCCAACAACTGCGCTACGGAGAAAACCCACATCAAGCCGCTGTCTGGTACTCAGATGGTCGTTTCTCAGGCACAACCGAAAGCAAAGACGCCTTCCCTCCATTCACCCAGCTGCAGGGCAAAGAACTGTCCTCAAACAACATCACAGACACTTATTGCCTGGTCAGAATTCTGCGTGATATCGGCTCTCCCGCGGCTTGTATCATCAAGCACAACAACCCCTGCGGCGTAGCTGTAGGCAAGGATCTTCTCGACGCCTACAACAAAGCTTACGAAACAGATCCAATGGCTGCATTTGGTGGCATATTCGGTTTCACCGAAACAGTGACCAAAGAGTTGGCAGAAAAGATTACTGAGGGATTTGTAGAGATCGTAGCCGCTCCTGATTTCGACGACGAAGCGCTCAAAGTATTCAAAGCCAAGAAAAATGTTCGCGTTCTGAAGTTGCGCTCAGCCCTTCTATTACCGACCGAAACGACTTCATGGCATTTGAGAGATTTGCAAGATTTCGGCTGGATCATCGAGAAAGACGTAGAGCCGCCGGTGCAGCTTGCGCAATTCCAATGTGTCAGTGGTGGCAAACTGCAAAACGAGCACATCGTTGATGCTGCGTTCGCCTGGGCAGTGGTTAAGCATTTAACCAGCAATGCCATCTTCGTTGTGAAAGACGGTCAGTCGCTCGGTTTCGGCATCGGTCAAACCAGCCGCATCGCCAGCGTCAACATTGCGCTCACACAAGCAGGAGACAAGGCGAAGGGAGCGATCATGGCTAGCGATGCCTTCTTCCCTGCTACGGACAACATCGAAGCGGCAGCGAAAGCCGGCATCAGCGTCATTGTTCAGCCTGGTGGAAGTGTCAAAGACAAAGACGTCATTGCCGCCTGCGAAGAGGCTGGAATCACGATGCTCTTCACCGGACAGCGCTGCTTCAAGCACTAA
- the purE gene encoding 5-(carboxyamino)imidazole ribonucleotide mutase codes for MSKPVVGIIMGSESDYETLQFAEEVLTNFSVPYEISVTSAHRTPHVMYEYATSAVSRGLKVIIAAAGGAAHLPGMVSALTTLPVLGVPIQSKALNGLDSLLSIVQMPAGIPTATFAIGTSGATNAALFAVQLLAVEDKVLSGKLEVYRKQRADAALAGNSKVQAKLTKGADFK; via the coding sequence ATGAGTAAACCAGTCGTCGGCATCATAATGGGCAGCGAATCTGACTACGAGACGCTGCAATTTGCCGAGGAGGTTCTGACAAACTTTTCCGTGCCGTATGAGATATCTGTTACGAGCGCCCACAGAACTCCGCACGTCATGTACGAATACGCAACCAGCGCAGTCTCACGCGGGCTGAAAGTTATCATTGCCGCTGCCGGAGGCGCCGCACACCTGCCCGGTATGGTCTCGGCGCTGACCACGCTGCCGGTGCTCGGAGTGCCTATCCAATCCAAAGCACTAAATGGGCTCGACAGCTTGCTTTCCATCGTTCAGATGCCGGCCGGAATTCCCACCGCGACATTTGCCATCGGCACCAGCGGTGCCACCAATGCCGCACTGTTCGCAGTGCAACTACTGGCCGTGGAAGATAAAGTGCTGAGCGGAAAATTGGAAGTCTATCGAAAACAAAGGGCGGATGCCGCTCTTGCAGGCAACTCCAAAGTTCAAGCCAAACTAACGAAAGGCGCTGATTTCAAATGA
- a CDS encoding ATP-grasp domain-containing protein, whose translation MKHIGVLGGGQLGMLLTESIYRHGGRVSIYDPDALAPASRQVSAGHYFNKQWTDIEALGEFFNSVDAATYEFENVESTELYQFEKVKPIHPSVSVLYTTQDRIREKEFLREHSLPHASFRSITNLDTLAKTVAEFGFPSILKSSRGGYDGKGQFFLANETDLNNALEALESHKGNYRGVLEEALSIELEVSCIVARSPQGEEIVFPVFENMHRNHILDFTIFPARVPAAVESKVREIALDAARKLGVYGLLTSEFFITKTRARHGNGAECGDWQIYMNEFAPRPHNSGHVTRIACTLSQFDALARVMLDIPLSEPKIIAPGSFCMGNLLGDVWLAQGRKELDVSALARHPQVIDLVLYGKHEARAGRKMGHFVTYAENADAALSAARAFRESLLTP comes from the coding sequence ATGAAGCATATCGGAGTGCTGGGAGGTGGGCAGCTGGGCATGTTGCTCACCGAGAGCATTTATCGACACGGCGGCAGAGTCTCCATCTATGACCCGGACGCTCTGGCTCCGGCAAGCAGACAGGTCTCCGCCGGACACTATTTCAACAAGCAGTGGACAGATATAGAGGCGCTGGGAGAATTTTTCAACAGTGTAGATGCCGCCACTTATGAATTTGAAAACGTGGAAAGCACGGAACTTTATCAGTTCGAAAAAGTAAAACCGATTCATCCATCCGTCAGTGTCTTGTATACAACCCAAGACAGAATTCGCGAGAAAGAGTTTCTGCGTGAGCACAGTTTGCCTCATGCCTCATTTCGCTCAATCACTAATTTAGACACACTGGCTAAGACAGTTGCGGAGTTTGGCTTTCCCTCCATCTTGAAGAGCAGCAGAGGCGGCTACGACGGCAAGGGACAATTTTTTCTTGCCAACGAAACAGACTTGAACAATGCCCTCGAAGCCCTTGAATCACATAAAGGCAACTACCGCGGCGTGCTTGAAGAAGCTCTTTCAATCGAGCTCGAGGTCAGTTGTATCGTGGCACGTTCGCCTCAGGGAGAAGAGATAGTATTTCCTGTTTTTGAGAACATGCACAGGAATCACATTCTAGACTTCACGATTTTTCCCGCGCGCGTTCCTGCTGCTGTGGAATCAAAAGTACGTGAAATCGCCCTCGACGCCGCCCGCAAACTTGGTGTCTACGGATTGCTCACAAGCGAGTTTTTTATCACGAAGACGCGAGCCAGACACGGCAATGGAGCCGAATGTGGCGACTGGCAAATCTACATGAACGAGTTTGCTCCTCGCCCGCACAACTCAGGGCACGTGACAAGAATTGCGTGCACACTCAGTCAATTCGACGCGCTAGCACGAGTGATGCTCGATATTCCGCTATCCGAGCCAAAAATCATTGCCCCCGGAAGTTTTTGCATGGGCAATTTGCTTGGTGACGTATGGCTGGCGCAAGGACGGAAAGAACTGGATGTGAGCGCCCTGGCCAGGCATCCGCAAGTGATCGATCTAGTCTTGTACGGAAAGCACGAAGCTCGCGCCGGTCGAAAGATGGGACACTTTGTCACGTACGCCGAAAACGCCGATGCGGCTCTAAGCGCAGCTCGCGCCTTTCGCGAAAGCCTGCTCACTCCCTAA
- a CDS encoding phosphoribosyltransferase encodes MIYEDRKEAGKLLADLLSEFANRSDLVVLALPRGGVPVAAEIAKRLNAPLDVFIVRKLGVPGQEELAMGAIASGGARVINDGIVKTLRITQSTIDEVAAHEQLELERRERLYRAGKSPHQLNGMQVILVDDGLATGASMRAAMRAVKTLKPAKVYVAVPVAEAETKSEFLREVDGIYCTQTPSPFRGVGQWYKDFDQTSDAEVAQLLAGADITAPYAKPQPDPSNR; translated from the coding sequence TTGATCTACGAAGATAGAAAAGAGGCAGGAAAACTACTGGCGGATTTATTGAGTGAGTTCGCGAACCGCTCCGACTTAGTAGTACTGGCGCTTCCTCGTGGTGGAGTGCCGGTTGCCGCTGAAATCGCTAAACGGCTCAACGCCCCGCTTGATGTTTTCATCGTTCGCAAATTGGGAGTGCCGGGGCAAGAAGAGCTAGCCATGGGTGCCATTGCGAGCGGTGGTGCTCGGGTTATCAACGATGGAATCGTCAAAACCCTTCGGATCACGCAATCCACGATTGACGAGGTAGCGGCGCATGAGCAGTTGGAACTAGAGCGTCGGGAACGGCTCTATCGAGCTGGAAAAAGCCCGCACCAGCTGAACGGAATGCAGGTGATTCTTGTCGATGATGGCTTGGCGACAGGAGCCAGCATGCGAGCAGCCATGCGTGCTGTGAAGACATTGAAACCAGCGAAAGTGTATGTGGCTGTCCCTGTCGCCGAAGCCGAGACCAAATCAGAGTTCCTCCGCGAAGTTGACGGTATCTACTGTACTCAGACTCCGTCTCCATTCAGAGGAGTGGGGCAATGGTACAAAGATTTCGATCAAACAAGCGACGCCGAAGTTGCGCAGCTTTTAGCTGGTGCGGACATCACGGCACCATATGCGAAACCACAGCCGGACCCATCAAATCGCTAA
- the crcB gene encoding fluoride efflux transporter CrcB: MNQALLINTLAVALGGSVGSIARFWSGQLFANWFGTTFPWATLFVNIVGSAFLGFVFSFSIAKPGAVDPNVRLLLTTGFSGGFTTFSAFAWETLSLYQKGDTTLALANIGANLLLGFIAVFLGYLLGRVV; the protein is encoded by the coding sequence ATGAATCAAGCACTTTTGATCAACACATTAGCCGTCGCCCTGGGTGGCAGTGTTGGCTCAATTGCACGATTTTGGAGTGGGCAACTGTTTGCAAATTGGTTCGGCACCACGTTTCCATGGGCCACCTTGTTCGTAAACATCGTCGGCAGCGCCTTTCTCGGATTCGTCTTTAGCTTCTCGATAGCGAAACCCGGAGCCGTCGATCCGAACGTTCGATTGCTTCTTACAACGGGATTCTCTGGTGGCTTCACGACGTTCAGCGCTTTCGCGTGGGAAACACTCAGCTTGTATCAAAAGGGCGATACCACACTAGCACTGGCGAACATCGGCGCCAATCTGCTGCTGGGTTTCATTGCTGTTTTTCTCGGATATCTACTTGGTCGAGTGGTGTAA
- a CDS encoding DUF190 domain-containing protein, protein MRTSSVMKRVMIFVDETDKFQRANLAAALLERLKKEGCAGATVLKGSAGFGAHKQIHTNTIVDLAVSLPDIVMFIETPEKVAEILPILEGMIEEGFIAIDEVETIKLSKK, encoded by the coding sequence ATGCGAACTAGCTCAGTAATGAAACGTGTGATGATTTTTGTTGATGAAACCGACAAGTTCCAACGCGCAAATCTGGCGGCCGCGCTTCTTGAGCGGTTGAAGAAAGAGGGGTGCGCTGGTGCAACTGTGCTGAAGGGTTCCGCCGGTTTCGGTGCACACAAGCAGATTCACACAAACACAATTGTTGACCTTGCTGTCAGTTTGCCCGATATAGTCATGTTTATTGAAACACCTGAAAAGGTAGCTGAGATACTTCCAATTCTGGAAGGAATGATTGAGGAAGGATTTATCGCAATTGATGAAGTTGAAACAATCAAACTGTCGAAGAAATAG
- a CDS encoding DUF1573 domain-containing protein has translation MKLKQSNCRRNRFGRVSLRKVQFLAIAGALLLSVLVLLPHFGAFADQTGTSNIQFDAQTFDFGTVDEGARINHTFKVMNKGNSLLKIVDAYASCGCTVPKLSKKNLEPGETADLFITVDTSMKQNAVTKTVNVSSNDPKRPIVEIALKMFVRNQHKGLTESAKAKILTDENCTSCHVARGVGAFGIDLYVADCAMCHGPKAEGESGPPLIGPYDNATYYNHMKDVLVHGSKRTNAMPGFGGESGGPLAQKQIDSLLTYLKELSAKRNKK, from the coding sequence ATGAAGTTGAAACAATCAAACTGTCGAAGAAATAGGTTCGGAAGAGTTTCACTTCGCAAAGTGCAGTTCCTTGCCATTGCCGGAGCGCTTCTACTCTCCGTGCTTGTTCTTTTGCCACACTTCGGAGCCTTTGCAGATCAAACCGGCACTTCAAACATTCAATTCGATGCGCAAACATTCGACTTCGGCACCGTTGATGAAGGAGCGAGAATAAATCACACATTCAAAGTGATGAATAAAGGCAACAGTCTGCTCAAGATTGTCGACGCCTACGCCTCTTGCGGCTGCACGGTGCCAAAGCTTTCCAAAAAAAATCTGGAACCAGGAGAAACTGCCGACCTATTCATTACAGTTGACACTTCGATGAAACAAAATGCAGTCACTAAAACAGTGAACGTTTCTTCCAACGACCCCAAAAGACCAATTGTCGAAATAGCGCTGAAGATGTTCGTCCGCAATCAACACAAAGGTTTGACCGAGAGCGCCAAAGCCAAGATTCTAACGGATGAGAACTGCACGTCTTGCCATGTTGCTCGTGGTGTCGGAGCGTTTGGCATCGACCTTTACGTGGCGGATTGCGCCATGTGTCACGGTCCAAAAGCGGAAGGTGAGAGCGGACCGCCCCTCATCGGTCCATACGACAACGCGACTTATTACAACCACATGAAGGATGTTCTCGTACACGGCAGCAAACGCACAAATGCCATGCCCGGTTTCGGCGGAGAGTCAGGCGGTCCGCTAGCGCAGAAACAGATTGATTCTTTGCTGACCTATTTGAAAGAACTTTCGGCAAAACGCAACAAGAAATAG
- a CDS encoding FHA domain-containing protein, whose protein sequence is MTMESTCPVCKKPYDGVVCTQCTVTDLDMGGLMAGEGLRLKSDEEPGDAHATAYLVDLVSNRKIPITAPRCKVGRDDLNDIVISGDQSISRFHFVITKENGQYMVQDGKSRHGTFLNGNQITVPEPIHDGDVLKVGVSLFWFVIEQVVPASAPEKFAPVDVAAMANADAEQQELEFELPEPSNQQGTREMNLPDAANVTISAKGESPKTSSDKGEITVAMLLDPLQQKELNNAVSKAAESQKAELAAKADDKAEISAEAKSDASKSETAKTEDTAAEKAAEKAASEKTDTTPDVVAADEKKFTEFDDAYGQQKSFGDYTYGINDLFDPLNKVASAISAAREEGAASDEKTAEISSSAADEKSDVKAESKELEANKQEQAEEVKVDAAPAEKEQEPIIASTTTTEEQSKSEEVKAEDVRSEDVKAEEVKAADETKAAQDFEPLHEKAETVEPELASASASTPSTLDKFAEIIDEVSSNTEKKIEEPASSLKLNFQSSGDKVEREESKHEDETRVQASTTNGESQTSNGAKGMSIVKEAGSSTVPEWCKKYFSSELNSLSKELTELNEQVRLAQQKIKEVESRVALTKGLRNTLLTSQGEELVEACGKVLTMLGWRVKISEEDKHELRLDTGEDKNVSIARIVWTESQADRTHLGQLSISQTRYWCEQGVEPKGILLVCKSGDSAPAPLGSSDFNSELAEYASKKNVCLMTTLQLLAVYKEIALHDGSADTVRSTILASSGWLPGFNLEPGAESAEKEESSGTNKLSSLLSA, encoded by the coding sequence ATGACCATGGAAAGCACGTGTCCAGTATGTAAAAAGCCCTACGATGGCGTCGTCTGCACTCAGTGCACGGTCACCGACCTCGACATGGGTGGTCTGATGGCTGGTGAAGGTCTTCGACTGAAGAGTGATGAGGAGCCCGGTGATGCTCACGCTACGGCATATCTCGTAGATCTTGTGTCGAATCGAAAGATTCCTATTACAGCGCCGCGATGCAAAGTCGGGCGTGATGATCTAAATGACATCGTTATCTCCGGCGACCAGTCAATTTCTCGATTCCACTTCGTAATTACTAAAGAGAACGGTCAATACATGGTGCAAGACGGAAAGAGCCGACACGGCACTTTCCTCAACGGCAATCAGATCACCGTGCCCGAACCGATTCACGATGGTGACGTGCTCAAAGTAGGCGTGTCCCTTTTCTGGTTCGTTATCGAGCAAGTTGTTCCTGCCAGCGCACCCGAAAAGTTTGCGCCGGTTGACGTTGCAGCCATGGCGAATGCTGACGCAGAGCAACAAGAGCTGGAATTCGAGTTGCCTGAGCCTTCCAACCAGCAAGGCACAAGAGAGATGAATCTCCCCGATGCCGCAAATGTAACTATCAGTGCAAAAGGCGAATCGCCGAAAACATCCTCGGATAAAGGCGAAATCACGGTCGCGATGCTGCTTGACCCGTTGCAACAGAAAGAGCTGAACAATGCCGTAAGTAAGGCAGCGGAATCTCAGAAAGCTGAGCTAGCGGCCAAGGCAGACGATAAAGCTGAAATCTCGGCCGAAGCAAAAAGCGATGCGAGCAAATCTGAAACTGCCAAGACAGAAGACACAGCAGCAGAAAAAGCTGCAGAAAAAGCAGCTTCAGAAAAAACAGATACGACCCCAGATGTGGTGGCAGCCGACGAGAAGAAATTTACGGAGTTCGACGACGCCTACGGTCAACAAAAATCTTTCGGCGATTACACTTACGGAATCAACGATCTGTTCGACCCACTGAACAAAGTGGCCAGCGCGATCAGTGCTGCTCGCGAAGAGGGCGCCGCTAGTGATGAGAAGACTGCAGAAATTTCCAGCAGTGCAGCTGATGAGAAGTCGGACGTGAAGGCAGAATCGAAAGAGCTGGAAGCTAATAAGCAAGAGCAAGCGGAAGAAGTAAAAGTCGACGCCGCTCCTGCGGAGAAAGAGCAAGAGCCGATTATCGCCTCGACCACGACCACTGAAGAGCAATCGAAATCAGAAGAAGTCAAAGCCGAAGACGTCAGATCCGAGGACGTCAAAGCAGAGGAAGTCAAAGCCGCGGACGAAACAAAAGCAGCTCAAGACTTCGAACCATTGCATGAAAAAGCAGAAACAGTCGAGCCAGAATTGGCTTCTGCATCTGCCTCTACTCCATCCACACTGGATAAATTCGCCGAAATCATCGACGAAGTTTCCAGTAACACTGAAAAGAAAATAGAAGAACCTGCGTCGTCTTTAAAACTCAACTTTCAATCATCGGGTGATAAGGTCGAACGCGAAGAATCGAAACACGAGGACGAAACGCGGGTACAAGCCTCAACAACAAACGGTGAATCACAGACCAGCAACGGAGCAAAAGGTATGAGTATAGTTAAAGAAGCGGGCTCGAGCACAGTACCAGAATGGTGCAAAAAGTACTTCTCTTCTGAGCTTAATTCACTCAGCAAAGAATTGACAGAGCTGAACGAACAAGTTCGTCTCGCGCAGCAAAAAATCAAGGAAGTGGAAAGCCGAGTTGCTCTCACCAAAGGGTTGCGTAATACGCTGCTCACATCGCAAGGTGAAGAACTGGTCGAAGCCTGCGGAAAGGTTCTGACGATGCTGGGATGGCGCGTCAAAATCTCCGAAGAAGATAAACACGAGCTGCGTCTGGACACTGGCGAAGACAAAAACGTTTCCATCGCTCGAATCGTCTGGACAGAAAGCCAAGCCGATCGGACACACCTCGGACAGCTGTCTATCTCGCAGACGCGCTACTGGTGCGAACAGGGAGTTGAGCCGAAGGGCATTCTGCTCGTCTGCAAGAGCGGCGACAGTGCACCGGCACCGCTCGGTTCTTCAGATTTCAACAGCGAACTTGCTGAGTACGCATCGAAGAAGAATGTCTGCTTGATGACGACGCTGCAGTTGCTGGCGGTCTACAAAGAGATCGCATTGCATGACGGCAGCGCCGATACAGTGCGGTCGACAATTCTAGCCAGCAGTGGTTGGTTGCCTGGTTTCAACCTGGAGCCGGGAGCCGAGTCTGCGGAGAAAGAAGAAAGCTCCGGCACAAACAAACTGAGTTCTTTGCTTTCCGCTTAG
- a CDS encoding NADPH-dependent oxidoreductase: MASITKILAFAGSSRSDSFNKKLVKVAAEGARGAGAEVTFIDLRDYPMPIYDGDLETQEGLPENAKKLKKIFLEHHGLLVSSPEYNSSISALLKNAIDWVSRPVPGESPLACFDKKVVGLMAASPGALGGLRGLVTVRSIFGNIKCTVIPEQVAVAKANEAFAEDGTMKDEKQQSAIKNIGAQVATVASKLHGTELKQLTETKN, from the coding sequence ATGGCGTCAATTACCAAAATTTTGGCATTCGCAGGTAGCTCACGGAGCGATTCTTTCAATAAAAAGCTGGTCAAGGTTGCAGCAGAGGGTGCTCGTGGCGCGGGAGCAGAAGTAACCTTCATAGACTTGCGGGATTATCCCATGCCAATCTACGATGGCGACCTGGAAACGCAAGAAGGACTTCCTGAAAATGCTAAGAAGCTCAAGAAAATTTTTCTCGAACATCATGGACTTCTGGTCTCGTCTCCTGAATATAACTCGTCAATTTCAGCGCTGCTAAAAAATGCTATCGATTGGGTGTCCAGACCTGTGCCTGGCGAGAGTCCGCTTGCGTGTTTCGATAAGAAGGTGGTTGGTTTGATGGCGGCTTCGCCTGGTGCCCTTGGTGGTCTGAGGGGACTGGTCACAGTGCGTTCCATCTTCGGCAACATTAAGTGCACTGTTATTCCTGAGCAGGTGGCAGTGGCAAAAGCAAACGAAGCATTTGCTGAAGACGGCACAATGAAAGACGAAAAGCAACAGAGTGCAATCAAGAATATAGGAGCCCAGGTTGCTACAGTCGCCTCGAAGTTGCACGGAACAGAACTGAAGCAACTAACTGAAACCAAGAATTAA
- a CDS encoding peptidoglycan bridge formation glycyltransferase FemA/FemB family protein, with protein MVYKQQWQTSAKLDPVMSITLKDLGEVEPDSTLGKQWDRLVQSNPASGFMQSTHWAQFKRQMGLKPYHLALLADDELFGGGIFYAAPNMKGAGFLVAPDGPVLPWHNDELAARGMELLVESLAAEASTSGSMALRIAPRLGAQLPPALQEFSRSPLRLIENKTMFLDLRPEPEILLEKMKPKARYNIGLARRKGVTVHEESSLSAARKFYAVMQSVAARNEIFVEPLSYFIALIDTLCAPGLARVLFAEHDGEILGALIMVIFGERATYLYGGTTDTKRNFMGGYALQWAAIETARKAGAKTYDFWGYDSASSPDNNYAGFSRFKSQFCGECIELSGALDLYFMDRLADVVIKAINEMALET; from the coding sequence ATGGTATACAAACAGCAATGGCAAACGAGTGCGAAACTGGATCCCGTAATGTCCATTACTCTCAAGGATTTAGGTGAAGTAGAACCTGACTCAACTCTGGGCAAACAGTGGGATCGGCTGGTGCAATCAAACCCTGCTTCGGGTTTTATGCAAAGCACCCACTGGGCACAGTTCAAGCGGCAGATGGGCTTGAAGCCATATCATCTAGCATTGCTTGCTGATGACGAACTGTTCGGTGGTGGGATTTTTTACGCGGCGCCCAATATGAAAGGAGCGGGTTTTCTCGTCGCTCCCGATGGTCCTGTCTTGCCCTGGCACAACGATGAACTTGCGGCCCGAGGTATGGAGTTGCTGGTAGAGTCCCTCGCAGCAGAAGCCTCGACATCGGGCTCGATGGCGCTAAGGATTGCGCCTCGCCTCGGCGCGCAGTTGCCGCCGGCTCTGCAGGAATTTTCCCGATCGCCCCTGCGCTTGATCGAGAATAAAACAATGTTTCTAGACTTGCGCCCGGAGCCTGAAATTCTCCTTGAAAAAATGAAGCCGAAAGCCAGATACAACATTGGTCTCGCTCGCAGGAAAGGGGTGACCGTGCATGAGGAGAGTTCTCTATCAGCGGCTCGGAAGTTCTATGCAGTGATGCAGTCAGTCGCTGCGCGTAATGAAATATTTGTTGAGCCGCTTTCTTATTTCATCGCCTTGATTGACACTCTATGCGCGCCTGGTCTGGCCAGAGTACTGTTTGCGGAGCACGACGGTGAGATACTGGGCGCTTTAATCATGGTAATTTTCGGCGAGCGCGCCACTTATCTGTATGGTGGCACCACTGATACCAAACGAAATTTCATGGGCGGTTACGCTTTGCAGTGGGCAGCAATTGAAACAGCACGAAAAGCGGGAGCGAAGACTTATGACTTCTGGGGTTACGATTCGGCGTCGTCGCCCGATAACAATTACGCAGGATTTTCGCGCTTCAAGAGCCAGTTTTGCGGAGAGTGCATTGAATTGTCGGGTGCCCTCGATCTCTATTTCATGGATCGCCTGGCGGATGTTGTGATCAAAGCAATCAACGAGATGGCGCTGGAAACTTGA